The stretch of DNA AGAACCGACCGCTGCTGCAAACCGCCGATCCGCGCGCCAAACTCGAGGAATTGCTGGCCCAGCGCGACCCGCTGTACCGCGAGATCGCGGACCTCGTCATCGATACCGGCCGACCTAACGTACAATCGATGGTACAGATCATTTTGGATCAGCTCGCCGCGCAGGAAGCCGCCTATGCGTCCGCCCGTGCGCGCCGGCTGGCAAGCGACCCGATGAACGCAATGAACCAAGCCGCACCCACCATCCTCAACGTCGACCTGGGCGAACGCAGCTACCCGATCACGATTGGCCCCACTCTGCTGGACGACGGCGTGCTGCTGGCGCGCCACATCGACGGCAGCAAGGCCGCGATCGTCACCAACACCACCGTGGCGCCGCTCTACCTGGCGCGCGTGGCCGGCGCCCTGCGCGCCGCCGGGCGCGACGTGGTCGAGATCATCCTGCCGGACGGCGAGGAGCACAAGAACTGGGCTTCGCTCAATCTGGTGTTCGACGCGCTGCTCGAACACAAGTGCGACCGCAAGACCACCATCGTGGCGCTGGGCGGCGGCGTGATCGGCGACCTGGCCGGCTTCGCAGCAAGCAGCTACATGCGCGGCGTGCCCTTCGTGCAGGTGCCGACCACGCTGCTGTCCCAGGTCGATTCCTCGGTGGGCGGCAAGACCGGCATCAACCACCCGCTCGGCAAGAACATGATCGGCGCCTTCTACCAGCCGCGCGCCGTCATCGCCGATACCGCCACCCTCGACACCCTGCCGTCGCGCGAACTGGCGGCCGGCCTGGCCGAGGTGATCAAGCACGGCGCTATCCTGGATGCCGCCTACTTCGAGTGGATCGAGGCCAACATCGCCAAGCTGGTGGCGCGCGAGCCGGAGGCGATGGCCTACGCGATCGCGCGCTCCTGCGAAATCAAGGCCGAGGTCGTGCGCAAGGACGAGCGCGAAGGCGGCCTGCGCGCGGTGCTCAATTTCGGCCACACCTTCGGCCACGCGATCGAGGCCGGCCTGGGCTTCGGCACCTGGCTGCACGGCGAAGCCGTCGGCTGCGGCATGGTGATGGCGGCCGACCTGTCGGCGCGCCTCGGCCTGATCGACGCGGCCACCGTGGAGCGCGTGCGCGCCCTGGTGCAGGCGGCCGGCCTGCCGACCGTGGCGCCGGACCTCGGCCACGATCGCTGGATCGAGCTGATGGCGGTGGACAAGAAGAACGAGGGCGGGGCGATCAAGTTCATCCTGCTCAAGCCGCTGGGCAGCCCGTCGATCACGACGGCGCCGCCGGAGGTCCTGCGGGCGACCCTCGACGCCTGCGTCGCCAAGGAGTAGACATGATGGACTTCGACGCACGCCTCGCCCCGTATGCAGCCCATTCGTCGAAGTCGCGCGGCCGCACCCACATCGAGCCGCCGGCTGGGTCGCGCAGCGAGTTCCAGCGCGACCGCGACCGCATCATCCACTCGACCGCCTTCCGCCGGCTCGAGTACAAGACCCAGGTTTTCCTGAACCACGAGGGCGACCTGTTCCGCACCCGGCTCACGCACTCGATCGAGGTGGCCCAGATCGGCCGCACGCTGGCGCGCAGCCTGGCGCTGAACGAAGACCTGGTCGAAGCCACTGCGCTGGCGCACGACCTCGGCCACACGCCCTTCGGCCACGTGGGCCAGGACGTGCTCAACGAGTGCATGAAGGATTACGGCGGCTTCGAGCACAACCTGCAGAGCCTGCGCGTGGTGGACGAGCTGGAAGAGCACTACGGCGCCTTCGACGGCCTCAACCTCACCTTCGAGACGCGCGAAGGCATCCTCAAGCACTGTTCGCTGGCGAACGCCCGCCAACTGGGCGAGCTCGGGCACCGTTTCATGGAGCGCAGCCAGCCCAGCCTGGAAGCCCAGCTGACCAACCTGGCCGACGAGATCGCCTATAACAACCACGACATCGACGATGGCCTGCGTTCCGGCCTGCTCACGATGGCGCAGATGGAAGAGGTGGAGCTGTTCGCGCGCCACCGGCATACGGTGGAAACCCAGTATCCGGGCCTGCCGGGACGGCGCGCGCTGTACGAGACGATCCGCCTGATGATCACGGCGATGACGGCCGACCTGGTCGAGACCTCGAGGGCACTGTTGCAGGAAGCGGCGCCGAAGGACATCGACGCCGTGCGCGCCGCGCCGCCCCTGATCCGCTTCTCGCCGCAGATGCGCGCGGAGACCACGGCCCTGAAACGCTTCCTGTACGCGAACCTGTACCGGCACTTCCAGGTGAACCGCATGCGCGTGAAGGCCAGCCGCATCGTGCGCGAGCTGTTCGAGGCCTTCCTGCTTGACCCGGTGCTGCTGCCGAACGACTACCAGGTGGAAGGCGACCCGATGCGTCAGGCGCGCAAGATCGCGGATTACATCGCGGGGATGACCGACCGGTATGCGATCCGGGAGCATCGGCGCATCTTCTCGCTCGATCACTTCTGAGTCAAAGTCGTCGATTATTCGTAGGGTGGGCGGCTCTACCCGATGAACATGTCGGGCCGCTCCGTATGCGCCGCCCACGCGTTCAAACCACGTCAATGCGGCCCGCGCGTCTGTTCTTCCACTTGCTGAATGCGTGGGCGGCCTGATCGTTCGTGCTGATCGTATCGTCGGGTGGAGTCCATAGATACGAACACCGGCTTGCGCCGCGGAGTTACCCGAACAGGCCCGGCGTCCCCAGCTCCTGCAGCAGCTTCTTGACCGGCGCCGGCAGCGGCGCCTCGCCGATCGCATGCAGGTCCCACCACAGGTGCCTGCCGGTCGCGCTTCCCCGTGCAGCCAGCGTCACCTGCCACGGCGCGATGTGCAGCTTGTAGTGGGTGAACACGTGCACCAGCGGCCTGAGCGCCTGCACCTCGTCCACCGTCCCGAACTGCGCCGCGGCCGTGGC from Massilia varians encodes:
- the aroKB gene encoding bifunctional shikimate kinase/3-dehydroquinate synthase AroKB: MGAGKTTIGRQLARKLGMRFVDSDHEIEARTGASIPWIFEIEGEDSFRRREADMIRELSAQDGLVLATGGGAVLNPASRALLAERGTVVYLRASIGSILQRTAHDKNRPLLQTADPRAKLEELLAQRDPLYREIADLVIDTGRPNVQSMVQIILDQLAAQEAAYASARARRLASDPMNAMNQAAPTILNVDLGERSYPITIGPTLLDDGVLLARHIDGSKAAIVTNTTVAPLYLARVAGALRAAGRDVVEIILPDGEEHKNWASLNLVFDALLEHKCDRKTTIVALGGGVIGDLAGFAASSYMRGVPFVQVPTTLLSQVDSSVGGKTGINHPLGKNMIGAFYQPRAVIADTATLDTLPSRELAAGLAEVIKHGAILDAAYFEWIEANIAKLVAREPEAMAYAIARSCEIKAEVVRKDEREGGLRAVLNFGHTFGHAIEAGLGFGTWLHGEAVGCGMVMAADLSARLGLIDAATVERVRALVQAAGLPTVAPDLGHDRWIELMAVDKKNEGGAIKFILLKPLGSPSITTAPPEVLRATLDACVAKE
- a CDS encoding deoxyguanosinetriphosphate triphosphohydrolase, which translates into the protein MDFDARLAPYAAHSSKSRGRTHIEPPAGSRSEFQRDRDRIIHSTAFRRLEYKTQVFLNHEGDLFRTRLTHSIEVAQIGRTLARSLALNEDLVEATALAHDLGHTPFGHVGQDVLNECMKDYGGFEHNLQSLRVVDELEEHYGAFDGLNLTFETREGILKHCSLANARQLGELGHRFMERSQPSLEAQLTNLADEIAYNNHDIDDGLRSGLLTMAQMEEVELFARHRHTVETQYPGLPGRRALYETIRLMITAMTADLVETSRALLQEAAPKDIDAVRAAPPLIRFSPQMRAETTALKRFLYANLYRHFQVNRMRVKASRIVRELFEAFLLDPVLLPNDYQVEGDPMRQARKIADYIAGMTDRYAIREHRRIFSLDHF